One Littorina saxatilis isolate snail1 linkage group LG1, US_GU_Lsax_2.0, whole genome shotgun sequence genomic window carries:
- the LOC138979175 gene encoding transmembrane 6 superfamily member 1-like — protein sequence MALLGPLAIFLSSLTAIPLSYALNCLSTMRDPRLILIAGVSALTFVVAVPYFVVKSRPQRADSFFFVLGIFTFSSVIDLVIALENDGIIANFMAFYLRDGEPYLKTAHGTMISYWDGVAHYAMYLMILAAQSWNQSYRDVGIYWAASIGHSMLILMPGIFMGSHGVRWPCLLNTPYVVLPFYYGAKFLAQGRPREEMECPDEPRPVATSILKRPLDFVFILYFLAAGFLAVLRFMAALGGNVQWAKTYLTSLEPYLDDASQFPKVQMMVYLFYFLPYYSACIYGLLWPGQGWMLDGSLVHAGAAAQAQFSHIGASFHYRTPFSFRVPQNGRVRLLFWLINGSLFILPQLFAIRCLNFPSFFAKSSAAEKHVEGTAVTGFQKKKKAQ from the exons ATGGCTCTGTTGGGCCCCCTCGCCATTTTCCTGTCTTCACTGACAGCCATTCCTCTTTCTTACGCGCTCAATTGTCTGAGCACAATGAGGGATCCCCGCCTCATTCTCATCGCTGGCGTTTCAGCCTTGACCTTTGTCGTGGCTGTTCCGTATTTTGTGGTCAAGAGTAGACCGCAGCGAGCTGATAGCTTCTTTTTTG TGCTTGGCATCTTCACGTTCAGTTCGGTGATTGATCTTGTGATTGCTCTGGAGAATGATGGAATCATTGCCAACTTCATGGCGTTTTACCTGCGTGATGGGGAGCCGTACCTGAAGACAGCCCATGGCACCATGATATCCTACTGGGATGGAGTCGCACACTATGCCATGTATCTCATGATACTGGCTGCTCAGAGCTGGAA TCAGAGTTACCGAGATGTTGGAATATACTGGGCAGCTTCTATCGGTCACAGCATGCTGATACTTATGCCAGGCATTTTCATGG GCAGTCACGGTGTGAGGTGGCCATGTCTTCTCAACACCCCGTACGTCGTCCTGCCGTTCTACTATGGCGCCAAGTTCCTTGCTCAGGGGCGACCTCGGGAGGAGATGGAG TGTCCAGATGAACCCAGACCAGTGGCAACCAGCATCTTGAAAAGACCTCTGGATTTTGTGTTTATCTTGTACTTCCTGGCAGCAGGCTTCTTAGCTGTGCTGAGATTTATG GCTGCATTAGGAGGCAATGTTCAGTGGGCCAAGACCTACTTGACATCCCTGGAGCCTTACTTGGATGATGCTTCACAATTTCCTAAGGTTCAG ATGATGGTGTACCTGTTTTACTTCCTGCCCTACTACTCGGCGTGTATCTATGGGTTGCTGTGGCCGGGACAGGGCTGGATGCTGGACGGGTCCTTGGTACATGCTGGTGCTGCTGCCCAG GCCCAATTTTCACACATTGGAGCATCATTTCACTACCGCACGCCATTCTCCTTCCGAGTTCCTCAGAACGGCCGTGTTCGTCTTCTGTTCTGGTTGATCAATGGCTCCCTGTTTATTCTGCCACAGCTGTTTGCCATCAGATGTCTTAACTTTCCCAGTTTCTTTGCTAAGTCTTCTGCAGCTGAAAAACATGTAGAGGGGACTGCAGTGACAGGatttcaaaagaaaaagaaagcacaGTAG